The sequence below is a genomic window from Mercenaria mercenaria strain notata chromosome 14, MADL_Memer_1, whole genome shotgun sequence.
ATAAGTGTCTAAGAGGTGTAAAAATCTAGATTATGAACTCACATGATAGGAGATATCAATCATATTCTGAAACATTTCACAGTGAAAAGATACCTTTGTATGTGACTCTACGTCCCTCCGGGTGCGAATACTTGCTCCATCAGTAAGACTAACTTCTAAATTATATACTGTTGCATCATCGTAGTTAACATCAGATGTTGAAAGTTTAAAACGGTCCTTTTTGTTTCCTGTCCACTCTGTAACTTGCTTTAAGgtctgaaaaaagtaaaacaattgAAACTGGATTAGTCTTTTGAACATTTGGGCTTAATTGAAGTCATCATGTTGGCATACAAGAGTTCATCGAACTTCTTATACATGAGAATTTTccattaaatatgtttttctgAATTAGATCTTTACCGTTTTTATTATGGCATTGCATGAATTTTATTCGTATCCAAATTTTAAGTATTAGTGCCAAAACATGCTGTCTATATATGTCATATAAATTACAGTTAATGTATACGACTAACATAAATCATGTACCTTGTATCATGTATCTTGTagcatttattttgtattttatcttgTATCAAAAAAAAGTTACTCTAAGCTGTAAAAACGGTTTAAATTATCTCAATTCTGTGGCTATATTTGACCCATCATTAGTAGATTAAAAATATTTCCACTATACGGAGTGACTTTAAAACACTAGTTAAGATGCTTTTCATATTCAAAAATAAGGATCATATCCGAAAATAAGGAAGCGTACCTGTACTTTGTGACTATCTTTACTTGGATCATCAGCATTCATTGCCAGTATTCCACCTTTGCATACATCCGGTGTGTAGGATGGATCTGTTATAAGTAACTCTTTAATGCAACGTGCTTGTTCATTTACTGTATACGTGCAGCCAATCGGGACGATCAGTTCTACGTCGACACTGACATACTCACCCTTGGTTAGTTCAATACCTTTAtctgaaacctttttttttcagtgtaatcTTTAGTATATAATTATTTCTAAGAACAGTTATCTCTCTTATACATACATCAAGATCACGCTCTCAGGAAACATGTTAAAAAGAATCTTATATCAATAACtctgtaatgtaatttcaaaaacgggtgctaggctattgttttaaaagactaaattattcaaGGTCTTGGataatatatattcattcaaaattagttaaaggctttcaccggaaactcttgaccttttaaaattgttgaaatataaaactgacaagttagcgtagctctgggcaggttaagacataacaccaggaaaactacatcttaatttggtaatcaacagtctaGCCAGTGCATATAAAATGTCTATGTACTAGACAGTCAGGGAGGcgaggcggcagagccaccaaccgtggttctgccaacgtaagtcaaaaataCCATTATGCCTCATTAGGTTAATTTCCAAATATgttatgtagatttcatgaaagacaaatTCAGGATATACAcaattagttcttaacattttataatagctaactattatttgaaagatggacaccgAGACAATAAAACTACTTGTACTAAAAGACATTCTTTaactacctgaaattaaataaacatcagaaacaaactattgtgtcttcaatcttatatatgcgtgtgaaagttctaccacaggttttacaagtctggtaacaCTGGTGCCATGTGGATTTTAGAGGCCATTACCCTACAAGCCGATTTTTGGTGTCCAAGGACCAGGACACGAAGTACTCTGCCACTATACATCACGCCGAACTGAGAAGACGACACGAGCCACTATATCTTCAAAAACGCAAGTAGAAATgtctattttacttttaaaagttttgggcATATTTTGGGAGAAAAAATAGTTGAATTCAATCTAGCACgaaatgcaatttaaaattaaaactgttactgaaaagtttgccttaataaaattatgtatcaaatcagagttatgtataaaaatatttacaaatcttgTAGGGTAGGcgaaaattaaataaagcaaaataaagcaaaacactgaaatatgaaaaaaaaaatgaaaattctgttAATTAGCTAAATCGGGCAGACGAAAGCTATCAATATATCAATGGttataaaacaattgaaatattacTTCATAAATACATCGCCATAGGGTTTTtaggttgtttgattttttctaaAGGTATGCATTAACAAGCGATGCCtatcaagaaagatataagaTGAACACAGTACAGTAAACTAAACTGTTtacaaataaagtagaaaaatacaaaaaaaagagaataaaatgaaattacaaatgtaAAGTACATGAAAAATTATGCTGCTGGCAGTTTATCTGTTTgaggatttttattaaaattacaagtTGTAGTAGGTTGTGATAAAATTAAAAGCAAGTTCAGTTGTCAAAGTAGCGTGTGGGTAATGGCATTTATGGGATAAAGTCTAGATTACCCCTGTCAAATATTAGTAAACATGTAGGTAACTGGTCAAATTTGCTTCTGGCAGTTCGCATATCAAACTATATTTTAACATACCTGTATTCaatttgaaattcataatttagactatacttgttttaaaagtattttgtcatcatatttttggagcattatttagataaaatgtttgtatGGGGTTTACTGTTTCAAAAGAATGAAGGTTCGGATATTGTGATTATAGTAAATGTAACGTGGCAGAAACTAAGACCACGGTAAACACAGGAAATGTGTTTTATGGCGACCTGTGAGCAGTGACTCACAAAGAACACTAGATTAGTGTTATTTTAGGTATAAAGGCCATGCTAACAGAAGCATGGGAAACCTACCTATAGAATATACCTACGGAATAGTAGATAAGTATGTCTACGTGAcgaatatataattttattagcaATGAACAATATACGTGCATTTTGTCaacgttttgttttgaattaagatgttgatatatttatcaaattgacACAATTGATAACTTTTCATGTTAACCGAGCTTGTTGCACGTATACAAGTGATGAGTAGTGTGGAAAATTATTAAAACTTAATAGATATGTAAAGAAAATATCTTTGATGTGTATAAGTTATAcatatgaaaagttaaaaaaattattcGTAAGAAAACGATAAGACCAAAATTTGCTTAAATGATACAGTTcatcaaaatagaatttaaaatgcatagtaaaataaatgtaaatgaaaatagaaaatgactaacatcaatatttttcttaaggACATTTTTTATTAAGGCCTTTCTCCAGCTGTCAAAAAGTTGGTATGTCATGTCCTCTTGTATTGAAACCGTATAGATCTAAATTTAAGTTATATAACATTAATATTAAGTAAGTAATAAATTGGGTGCaactattttgttcaaaatttcaaaaacacgtAAGGGGAAAGGAAAATGGGCGAAGACACTTGCTATGTGTGCATAAAAATGCTGTGCAAATTTGTGAAAAATCAGAAGTCAtcatggaaaaaataaataaaatgcaaagtCACACCGGAAATTCTGTGAAACGAAgaagaaaataattcatattcagATTGGGGATTTTGTCGAGCTCATGACACAGAGAATTCAAATAGTCGTCACACAGTTTCACATGGACTAGCGTTCGAATTAAAAACTCCTTAGAAAATACATCTATAGAaacaatgaatgttttacaacaatCATGGtgacaatataataaaatttttataaatctaTAACATGCGTCTTGATGGACATTTAAGCATGACCTAACAATTTTGATTTTAGACGGAGAAACTCTTTCAAGATCACAGCAGCTGAATATATAAATGCCTTTGGGAATGAGCTGTCGAAATTCAATAACAACATGACATTTGCTGATCATACTTTTGGTCAATTTCAGTATAATAATTCACCGATGAGGTTACACAATACATGCCGACTGACGACACAAGCCTACAACATGACGATGTCTGCACGTAATACCACTGGGCAACGACGAAACACAGCAGAATAAATAGTCGCGTggaattttatgtacatgtattaccatttcaaatatttacctatcgcgttttgattttgttttgttgttagcTCTGTGTccatcaatttttgtttaaatctgtATATTTGTCAGCAAAAACGTCTGATGTTACCTATAAGAAACAAACATACGTGTTCAAACACctatttttgcattacaattcataacattcaaaagtttccgaggatagtaaaataccttttttttcattgtttttttccgtgaagaaatgaaggaatttgtaatgtaatttcaaaaaagggtgctaggctattgttttaaaagactaaattattcaatgtcttggataatatatattcattcaaaattagttaaaggctttcaccggaaactcttgaccttttaaaattgttgaaatataaaactgacaagttagcGTAGCTCTtggcaggttaagacataacaccaggaaaactacatcttaatttagTAACCAACAGTCTGGCCAGTGCATATAAAATgtctatgtactagacattcaGGGAGACGAagcggcagagccaccaaccgtggttctgccaacgtaagtcaaaaataCCATTATGCCTCATTAGGTTAATTTCCAAATATgttatgtagatttcatgaaagacaaatTCAGGATATACAcaattagttcttaacattttataatagctaactattatttgaaagatggacactgagacaataaaactacttgtactaaaagactttctttaactacctgaaattaaataaacatcagaaacaaACTATTGTGTCTTCAGTCTTATATATGcgtgtgaaagttctaccacaggttttacaagtctggtaacaCTGGTGCCATGTGGATTTTAGAGGCCATTACCCTACAACTCGTGATAGGCGAGTCTATAAATAACTTCGCTCTCATAAAATATGCTAGCTAAGATTCTGTTTGAATCGTTCATCATACCCTGAAGAGAGgtgaaataataataatggcGAGTTCATGGTGGGGTGTGAGATGCACATATTTAAAATCGCTAGCATATCAATCAACATTTAGTACTATTTATAGAACAATAGTGCAAACTGGTCATGTTTAACGGTGTTTTAAAAGTACCAAGCGTTCGCGCCtccataaaatagaaaaaagtggaaacttcacaggtcgctcaacacgacaaaaacaaaaatgttccaGGCTCGGttgcaggctcaatcaaaccgagcctgcaacattttcatttttgtcgtgttgggcgacctgtgaagtttccactttttttctatttgattgagcctgttcatggacggtagtggaaatgcatgctaccgtccacgccctctagccccaaattgagcagaactcaacatttacacatgctaaaagtacaaaaagcaatttagagagatccgcagatgtattcaaacgacggtgaacatggaaccttcaatgatacacgtgttgaggcgtgtaattccatgaagagcggcgtttggtccccagataaaataatgggtttgccccaaaccagaaaacaatgggcagaactaaacaaactggaatttaggaaggggatctgaggttatcgtacctgcgtatcacaggaactgtcaaaagacaaagttcaaaagcaggcaccatatccaaggggtgattatacaatccACAAgtcaaaattcctggatccgctcCTGGAATATATTTCAACACAGATGAGTatatgggggcctccgtggccgagtgggtaaggtcgctgacttcaaatcacttgcgcctcatcgatgtaggttcgagccttactcggggcgttgaattcttcatgtgaggaagccatccagctggcttaaggaaaggacgatggttctaccaaggtgcccgctcgtgatgaaataatgcaaggaggggcacctggggtcctccatcatcaaagctgcaAAGATGCcagatgacctataattgtgtcagtgcgacgtaaAAGCCAACAAATCTTTAAACTTTCTCATGTGAGTTCGAGTTAATTATCTGGCTTGCGGCAGAGCAACTGTTCTACCTAGGTATCTACCCCTAGTCTAAATAATCCCCGAAAGGTGAAGTAAGATTTTCCCCCAACAAAGTATTTCATATACCGGTGGGATTCCCTAAAACTAAAATAGGTTATCTTAAGCATGACCAATATTATATTTGTTAGATATATAAACGGAAAGCATGCGTTTCCCATGACATAATTCAAAACATGAAAACGATTGGAATACTAACTCTCACACTGGTTAAGAAAAAGGACATTATTTATAGATATTAAATTATTTCGACATTTTAATGCACCAAACCATCTAGCATTCAACAATATGTCGATGGAAATAGTACCTTCCATCCGGCAAAGAAGTTGAAACTCAGTAATTCAGAAGATTCTTCCATCGGCATTTTTACAACTCcacattttatctgaaaaaatagtatgtttcatttgtatactttgattttacaattatttgctcatagtaataaaaaaacaactgtttataaCATATACAAGTAATAACATCTAATTAAAATGAAAGTATCATGATGtatattatttgaatttaatgtttactttattttgtattatgtatTGTTTGCTTTGTTGCGTTATCTGTTACGTTCTACTTAATATATCCCTTTCCACATGAGCCAAGccaaattttattattgtacatAATGATGATATAAGATATAAGATCGAAAAGTTTACCATATAGCCAAGTTCCACATCATTTGTAACGTTATATCTTAAAGCAAGATCTTCGGACGAATTTGTTGGTTCCATTTCAGCGACCAAGGTATCATTGATATACCTAAGAGATGAATAAATCGACACATCATGGGGGAAACTCATAATTTGTTAAATGCTTTACAATATATAACAAGATTATGTGAAAAAAATTGGAAAAGGGTAGTAAAGGAATGAATAGTttgaaaatcattattatataaatctTGCTGAATGTTTCTTGTAGAATTGGCTGACTGTTTTAATTTAGGAAGTGTTGTGTCTTTATTTTGATCTATTTCAGTAGATTGAAATGGTGTTTCTCTTcttgttttttcccctttccttTCTGCAAAGCACATTAAGTTCATATGTATATGTTGTTTAATACATACGGTATTGCATCGTATCTTTTGTACCTATTACGTGTGATAGGGATTCACCTGGTGGTGATAACTTTAATGCACACTTCAGTCACTTTTAAACATGATCTAGGACTGGAAATTGCACAAAATTAAACTCTCCAATCGGGTATTTATCCTTATATCTGTATTTTTTATTGTATCTGTTGATATCAATACATGTGATAGGGATTTTTCCGACTGTGATTTCTTTTATTAACACTGTCTTGTAATTCTTGCGGATTTAGATTGAGGTTTTGTGCGACTAATTCGATGTATGCTTCCCAATGCTGCTTTGGCACTGACCGTTCTATTACGGAACCTCAATGTTTTCCTTCATTTGTTCGTCATTCCGCTTTGGTGTTTCTTTTTACTTTGTCTAACACGCCCACTATGTACACATCAATATTTATCATATACCTATATACATTCtgtaaaaatcggcttgtattccACAATTAAATATGGACAGGCAGAAAAGAAATACGTATTGTACCTttcaaattccgtattgtaccttccatatTGTATACTGCCGGACTACtttaattaatatgcatgacctgacacagttctataaatagcgctccttaaaacttcacttagttccattttaatgtccataaacattgaagatttcgttcaataacaaaacaacaaacaaaaaggtagaggtatataataaaaaggtcattataatagtagctagatctggattttgtattcggctctcgtggattttgtaaggtcggatcacactcggcgcttgcgcgccttgtgagatccgatctggttAAAATCCACTCTAGCCGAATACAGCattccagatcgagctactgttataataaccctattatatagtACTACAATGTTCCGATACGTTCGTCCTTGTTTGGGAGGTTCTATAGAGTATTTgtccatgttttattttttgtttctctACACACTTCAAGTTATTAACAGAAGTTTCACAGAACCACTTTCAGTATCTGAAATGATACTGTGTACAAAACAGTGTGAAGGAATCGGATTCCATTATAATTGCAAATATGGTATTATACTCGTACTTCTCTCTTCCAGTTTATTTGCgtcaaataaaacaacattccCTCCTAAGAATATAAATGTTCCGGGACGGAGGAAAGGACTGGTAGACGAGCAGGACCTACCCTAAACCCATTTCGTGAGGCTATACACTTTTCCTATATATTTTACTCTATTTTTCCAACTGCATGTATCATTTCGTCGCTACTGATAATGTgatgtagaaaatataaaaaagtgtagtaccattttattttatatgaagcAGCAACATCCATTTCAAAGGAACATCTGTACTGCAAGAAAGAGATGAACATCATGGCTGAGTTACCGTCTAAATCAACGTATTGCGTCGTATGGCCTATTTCTGGAATCACCGTGACACTGCTCGGTACCACTAAAAAATAAAGTGCTAGGATAACTTGATTATTATATACACTATTGTCCCAGAACTGCTGTTAGTACTGtaaaaatacaattataaaagTGAAAGTGAATTAAATAGCTCATATCCTTTTCCAAATTTTCTGTTCCTTACTTATTTGACAAAGTAGGTGCTTCCAGTTATACGCTTTTGTCAATATACGTACTGTCTAATGTAGTTTACCACAGATGTATGTCTATTATGAATGCTTGATATATCAATGTAATGATCATGTAAACGAatttgaagcaaaatggacaGCTCTTACATTGACAGAATTTCAAACATtatggatttttcttcaaatatatacataggtaaataaattcaaataaaggCTAAACTTCAACTGAAACATTATATactgaaaattatattattttaacaaatcGCGAGTCAGAAATCTTAACATTTTGAATGAGAGAAATATACATCCTAAAACATTTACAGGATTTGGCATCACAACTGATAAAATATGTTCCACTATCTATTATTGTTTGGTAGTTAGCGATCTCTGAAAATAACAACGTATCGCTTAAAGCATTTGCATAGACATAGCTAACAGAAATGTGTTCATTTGTTATTAAAGATATCAGTCAAAtatgatatgagccgcgtcataagaaaaccaacatagtgggtttgcgaccagcatggatccagaccagcctgcgcatccacgcagtctggtcaggatccatgctggtcgctttcaaagcctattataattagagaaactggtagcgaactgcatggaacctgaccagactgcgcagatgcgcaggctggtctggatccatgctggtcgcaaagccactatgttggttttctcatggcacggctcatatatttaacCTAAGAAATGTTTGTACCAAGACAAAGTTTCACTAAGTCTGTCGATATTGTGTCAAACTGCAGCGTCCCGTTACATCtccgcgtatacattatatagttACAGTCGGTATTGTAGTAAGAACCGGTTACATGGCTTACACGTGTAACCTTGCAAAGTACCAGTTTTACAGGTGTTTCTTCAACTGACTCGGGGATTGGgtctgaaaacaaaaatttactttAATATAGATTTAGTCAATATAAAATCGAAATCTATAGCTAATGTAGGCATATCTTCGCCTATTTGCCTTTTGTTTAAAAATGCGTTTCATCAGTCTCCTAGATTAGGGCGTTactggaaaaacaaaaacattaagtgTTAAGAATATAAATGCTCAATAGCTACATTTCATACGTCACCAGTATATAAGTTTAAATTGCACAATTTGCAATTACACGCGCGAAACGGTTATGTAATATTAATAAAGTTAAacgaattaaaaatatataaaaatctgaAATCTTGGCAGAAAACTGTTGGAAAGTGAAATAATGTGAGTAGTCTGGACGTATCACACAAGTTTCACTATTATCTATGACAGAACCTACCTTGAAGAAGGTAATGAAAATCTAACTTGGAACAGG
It includes:
- the LOC123527984 gene encoding uncharacterized protein LOC123527984, whose translation is MFPSIEYKEAIVDACSKLDFHYLLQDPIPESVEETPVKLVLCKVTRVSHVTGSYYNTDCNYIMYTRRCNGTLQFDTISTDLVKLCLVVPSSVTVIPEIGHTTQYVDLDGNSAMMFISFLQYRCSFEMDVAASYKIKWYINDTLVAEMEPTNSSEDLALRYNVTNDVELGYMIKCGVVKMPMEESSELLSFNFFAGWKVSDKGIELTKGEYVSVDVELIVPIGCTYTVNEQARCIKELLITDPSYTPDVCKGGILAMNADDPSKDSHKVQTLKQVTEWTGNKKDRFKLSTSDVNYDDATVYNLEVSLTDGASIRTRRDVESHTKVSFHCEMFQNMIDISYHVSS